The sequence TGCTCTTTCCCGAGGGCGGCTTCGATCCGGATCTCTTTGTGCTGCTCCTGCCCATCAGCGAGGAGCAGGAGCTCCTGGCCCTGTTCGTGTATCTGGGCGGCTTGTCTGCTGCCACCGGCATGGTGATCGTCGAGACCATCGCCCTGTCCACCATGGTCTGCAACGACCTGGTGATGCCGGTGCTCCTGCGCCTGGCGGCCTTCCGGCAGAAGGACCTTTCGCGGCTGCTCCTGGCCATCCGCCGGGGCAGCATCATGGCGGTGCTCTTCCTGGGCTATCTCTATTTCCGCCTGATCGGCGAGTCCTATGCCCTGGTCTCCATGGGTCTGCTGTCTTTTGCCGCGGCGGCCCAGTTCGGCCCGGCCATCCTCCTGGGCATCTCCTGGAAGGGCGCCACCCGGCGCGGCGCCCTCTGCGGCCTGGCCGGGGGATTCGCTGTCTGGATCTACACCCTGCTCCTGCCATCCTTGAGCCAATCCGGCTGGCTGTCGGCGCAGCTCCTGAGCCACGGTCCTTTCGGCATCGCTTTCTTGCGGCCCCAGCAGCTCTTCGGCCTCGACATGTTCGACCCCATCACCCATGCCCTGTTCTGGAGCATGCTGGTCAACATCGGCGGCCTGGTGACCGTCTCCCTCATCGACCGGCCGTCGGTGGTGGAACGGATCCAGGCCACCCTGTTCGTGGACATCTTCCGGCGCTCCGGCCCCGATCCGCACCTGTGGCGGGGCAAGGCCATGGTCGCGGAGCTCAAGGATCTGGTGGCCCGCTTCATCGGGCCGGCCCAGGCGGACCGGGATTTCGCCGACTATGCCGCCCGCCGGGGCCTCCACCTCACCGCCGAGCTGGCGGCGGACGCCGAGCTGGTGGACCATGCCGAGCGCCTGCTTTCCGGGGTGATCGGCGCCGCCTCGGCCCGGATCATGGTCTCGTCGGTGGTGGCCGGCGAGGAGATCAGCCAGGAGGGGATCCTGATGATCCTGGACGAGACCTCCCAGGCCATCGAGTACAGCCACCGGCTGGAGCAGCAGTCCCGGGAGCTGGCCGCCGCCTACCAGCAGCTCCAGGAGCTGGATCGACTCAAAGACGAGTTCATCTCCACCGTCAGCCACGAGCTGCGCACCCCGCTCACCTCCATCCGGGCCTTCTCGGAGATCCTGCAGGACCATCCGGAGGTGGCCGTGCAGGAGCGGCAGCGCTTTTTGGGCATCATCGTCAAGGAATCGGAGCGGCTCACCCGGCTCACCAACCAGGTTCTGGATCTCACCAAGCTGGAGTCGGGTCGCGCCGAGTGGCTCATGGCGCCTTTTGACCTCCGGGAGGTGGTGACCGAGGCCATCGCCACCACCAGCCAGCTCTTCGACAACCGGCAGGTGCGCCTGGAGCATGAGCTGCCGGGGCAGGCGGTCACCGTGGAGGCGGACCGGGATCGGCTCCTCCAGGTCGTCATCAACCTCCTCTCCAACGCGGTCAAGTTCTCACCCGCCGGCAGCGGCCTGGTGCAGGTGCAGCTCCGGGATGGCCCCCGGGAGGTGCGGCTGCAGGTGACGGACAATGGCCCCGGTATCGCGGCTGAGGAGCAGGAGGCGATCTTCGAGCGCTTCCACCAGATCCGCGACCCCAAGACCGGCAAGCCCAAAGGCACCGGCCTGGGGCTTGCCATCTGCCGCCGCATCGTCGAGCACCACCAGGGCCACATCTGGGTGGAAAGCCTCCCCGGCCGCGGCGCCCGCTTCATCGTCACCCTGCCCCGGTGAGGCTGGGGGCTCGGCAGGTGGTGCCGGCTGGCGCACCGCAGGCACAAGGCAGGGTCCCAATCAGGCAACTGTATGGGGAGAAACGTGCCATGGCATACCGGCAGCCTGCCGTCCCAGGTTGACTCTGATACTACAAGGCAATATCATGAAATCCGTGAACAGCCAGCAGCGCAAGACACTGGCCGCCATCTTCTCGCGACCGACACCCGGCAATCTGGAATGGCGCAAGATCGAGGCCCTTTTCGTGGCCCTCGGCGCCGAAGTGGTCGAAGGTGACGGCTCGCGGGTTTCCTTCATCCTGAACGGCGAAAAGGGTGACTTCCACCGGCCGCATCCGGGCAAGGAGGCTAAACGCTACCAGGTGCGGGACGCCATGGATCTGTTGACCCGAGCTGGGGTGACGCCATGAACACACTGAGCTACAAGGGCTACACGGCCAGGATTGAGTTCGACCCGGACGACAACATCTTCTTTGGCCATCTGATCGGCATCCGCGACACGGTTGGCTTCCATGGCGAGTCGGTCGTCGAGCTGAAGGACGCCTTCCGCAAGGCCGTGGACTTCTACCTGGAAAGCTGCACCAAGGCTGGCCGGGAGCCCAACAAGCCCTTCTCCGGCAAGTTCGTGGTGCGGGTCGACTCCGAGCTGCACGGCCGGATCGCCGCCGCTGCCGCCGCTACCGGCAAGAGCCTCAACAAGTGGGTGGTGGACGTCCTGGCTCACATGGTCCACGACCCGGTTTAGCAACCAGGGCGACAGCTCTGGAGGTCGCGGCGCGTGGGCGGTTGGCCTCGACGCCCCGGTGCGGCGAGCTGATGTGGTCAGCCTGCATTCCCACCAGGGTGAGGCGCTTGCCAGCTCCTCCTCGACGACCTGCCGGGCCAGGGCATTGACCAGCCAGGGCTGGCCCTGGGACAGCCGAAAGATCTCGGCCCGCACCTCGGGGGGAAAGACCTGGCCGGTCTCGGCTGTTGCCCATGGGGTGGCGATGAGCCCCCCGGTGCCGGTGCCATCTCTGGCAGGCGCCCTGGTTGCCCGTGGGTGGCCCGGATCGCCTGACGCCATCCCTCCTGGGTATCGTTGAGCCCCCCTGACGACCGGTGCGGATCCGCACGGTCGAAGCCAACCCCCTGTCTTCCACCCCAGGACCGTAATCCCGCCCGCCAGGACCGTTCCCGCCAGTCAGGACCAGGCCATTCCCCGGGGCCAGCACCGGTTGCTCCGGCGGATTGCGTCGTCTTTTCCAGGTGTTGGATCGGCGCCTCCTCCGTCTCCTCCCTCCATGGCACGCGGCTTGCTCTTGCGCCACTACGAGGTGCCTGCACGCCTGAAAGCTGTCCGGAGGTGCGGCGGGACAGGGCAGGCCGAAGCGGCGCGCCGGCAGGACGGCCGTGGTCCCCTGGCAAGACCGGGGCCACTGGCGCGATGCCGGTGCGTCAACAACACCCGATGGCAAGGAGGAGAGAAACATGGGACGAAGAACGGTCTTGGCTGCTGTGCTGTCGTTGGCAATGGCCGGAGGGGCGCTGGAGGTCCAGGGGGCGCAGATCACGGCCCAGGACTCCACCCAGCCCCGCGGCGCGATCGATGATGCGGACCTCAACCACGATGGGGTGCTCGATCTCGCGGACTTTTTCATCCTGAAGGCGAACTTCCTCAAGACCGGGGTTGGCATCCCGGGGGATATCAACGGCGACGGGGTGGTCAACCTCAACGACTACGTGATCCTCAAAAGGAAGATGCTGCCCAACGACCAGGGCCAGTCGCTGGCGCCGATCACCGACGGCTTCCGGGCACCGGCCCGCTTCGACACGCCGGAGGGCTTCTACCGTGACTGGGCCGGCAACATCATGGCCAACGCCATCCGGGATCCGGGGTTCTTCGCCACCTTGAGTGTCGCCAACCAGGACCTCATCACCTTCATCAACTCCCTGCCCGGCCAGCCCAATCAGCCCCGCTCGCCCCTCGGCCGCTTCCTGCGGGCCAACAAGCTGGAAAAGGACATCTACCGGGCCGCCGACGGCTCCCTGCAGCCCGAAGACAAGCTGCCGGTGGCGGCGGACATCTGCCTGCGCTGCCACTCGCCGGTGGGCTGGCTGGAGGCCCACTCCGAGCCGCCCACCGCGGCCTTCTCCTTCCTGAACGGCCAGTTCTGGGGCGCGGCCTTCCTCGAAGAGCCTGGCCATGCCGGCTTCGACATCACCGTCGAATCCGAGGCGGAGATGGAGGGCGTGCAGTGCGATTTCTGCCACCGGGCCAAGGACAACTACAAGCGGGTCTCCCGGTACGACGGCAGCATCATCCCGGCAGGCAACGGCGGCTTCTTTGTGGAGACCGAGAACGTCTTCGGGGACCTGGATACCCTGCCGAGCCCGGAGGGCAATGCGGCCTTTCAGAACAGCGCCAATCTGTGCGGCAGCTGCCACGACGTGACCAACCCCTTCATCAAGACCCAGACCGTGGTGGAC is a genomic window of Thermodesulfobacteriota bacterium containing:
- a CDS encoding type II toxin-antitoxin system HicA family toxin, producing the protein MNSQQRKTLAAIFSRPTPGNLEWRKIEALFVALGAEVVEGDGSRVSFILNGEKGDFHRPHPGKEAKRYQVRDAMDLLTRAGVTP
- a CDS encoding type II toxin-antitoxin system HicB family antitoxin, with amino-acid sequence MNTLSYKGYTARIEFDPDDNIFFGHLIGIRDTVGFHGESVVELKDAFRKAVDFYLESCTKAGREPNKPFSGKFVVRVDSELHGRIAAAAAATGKSLNKWVVDVLAHMVHDPV
- a CDS encoding ATP-binding protein, encoding MLEDWFILLASLAYLGLLFAIASLGDLRADAGRSIISNPYVYTLSIAVYCTAWTYYGSVGRAAATGIGFLPIYLGPTLMATLWWPILRKIIRIAKAYRITSIADFIASRYRKSALLSGLVTVIAVVGIMPYIALQLKAIATSFTALHYFPDIAGMAARRPVFGGDTAFFVTLILAIFSILFGTRSIDVTERHEGMVAAIAFESVVKLLAFSAAGLFVTFVMFDGPADLFAVMPDQPETAALMELSALAGGFPHWFSLMALSMMAILFLPRQFQVLVVESTSEEHVRKAAWLFPAYLFLINLFVIPIALAGRLLFPEGGFDPDLFVLLLPISEEQELLALFVYLGGLSAATGMVIVETIALSTMVCNDLVMPVLLRLAAFRQKDLSRLLLAIRRGSIMAVLFLGYLYFRLIGESYALVSMGLLSFAAAAQFGPAILLGISWKGATRRGALCGLAGGFAVWIYTLLLPSLSQSGWLSAQLLSHGPFGIAFLRPQQLFGLDMFDPITHALFWSMLVNIGGLVTVSLIDRPSVVERIQATLFVDIFRRSGPDPHLWRGKAMVAELKDLVARFIGPAQADRDFADYAARRGLHLTAELAADAELVDHAERLLSGVIGAASARIMVSSVVAGEEISQEGILMILDETSQAIEYSHRLEQQSRELAAAYQQLQELDRLKDEFISTVSHELRTPLTSIRAFSEILQDHPEVAVQERQRFLGIIVKESERLTRLTNQVLDLTKLESGRAEWLMAPFDLREVVTEAIATTSQLFDNRQVRLEHELPGQAVTVEADRDRLLQVVINLLSNAVKFSPAGSGLVQVQLRDGPREVRLQVTDNGPGIAAEEQEAIFERFHQIRDPKTGKPKGTGLGLAICRRIVEHHQGHIWVESLPGRGARFIVTLPR